One stretch of Desulfobacterales bacterium DNA includes these proteins:
- a CDS encoding SUMF1/EgtB/PvdO family nonheme iron enzyme, protein MSKNINVEKSQSVYFDLVYECGNVKVKSRPSAAKWYLNNEEIGSTPGEKTALKEGQYDVKVVKDGYIDWTGKVTVKAGGVESIEAVLKEVDKIKGEWKEPITGIEFVLIPAGKFDMGSPDDEKSRSSDEGPVHEVTLDAFYMAKYEVTNSQYVKFLNDVGKRGPSGQQWFNTEQESSYSKISGTAGNFNVKAGYENHPVVTVSYYGAEAFVKWLAGKTGKKISLPTEAEWEYACRAGTSTPFYFGNCLSTSQANYDGNYPYEGCDKGKYIQAPVKVGSYPKNNFGLFDMHGNVWEWCLEFYDSNYYKSSPEKNPMGPSSGSSRVLRGGSWNSYARSCRSANRSDYSPSILYDDVGLRPCIRLGQ, encoded by the coding sequence ATGAGTAAAAATATTAATGTTGAAAAATCTCAGTCTGTGTATTTTGACCTTGTTTATGAATGCGGCAATGTAAAAGTAAAAAGCCGTCCTTCAGCAGCAAAATGGTATTTAAATAATGAAGAAATTGGCTCAACTCCTGGCGAAAAAACAGCCCTTAAAGAAGGTCAGTATGATGTAAAAGTAGTAAAAGATGGATATATTGACTGGACAGGTAAAGTTACGGTTAAGGCTGGAGGTGTTGAATCTATAGAAGCTGTACTAAAAGAAGTGGACAAAATTAAGGGTGAATGGAAAGAGCCAATAACAGGAATAGAATTTGTTTTAATTCCAGCAGGTAAGTTTGATATGGGAAGTCCTGATGATGAAAAAAGTAGAAGTTCTGACGAAGGACCTGTTCATGAAGTTACTTTAGATGCTTTTTATATGGCAAAGTATGAGGTTACAAATTCCCAGTATGTGAAGTTTTTAAATGATGTTGGAAAAAGAGGTCCAAGCGGCCAGCAATGGTTTAACACAGAGCAGGAAAGTTCATATTCAAAAATTTCAGGAACAGCGGGAAATTTTAATGTGAAAGCAGGCTATGAAAATCATCCGGTTGTAACTGTGTCATATTACGGAGCTGAGGCTTTTGTTAAATGGCTGGCTGGAAAAACAGGCAAGAAGATAAGTCTGCCTACAGAGGCAGAATGGGAGTATGCTTGCAGGGCAGGGACAAGTACGCCGTTTTATTTTGGAAATTGTTTGTCAACAAGTCAGGCTAATTATGATGGCAATTATCCCTATGAAGGCTGTGATAAGGGTAAGTATATTCAAGCACCAGTAAAAGTTGGCAGTTATCCTAAAAATAATTTTGGATTATTTGATATGCATGGAAATGTGTGGGAATGGTGCTTGGAGTTTTATGACTCTAATTATTATAAGAGCAGTCCTGAAAAAAATCCTATGGGACCGAGTTCGGGCTCGTCTCGTGTTTTGCGCGGGGGCAGTTGGAACTCCTACGCCAGGAGCTGCCGTTCGGCTAATCGCTCCGACTACTCGCCTTCCATACTGTACGACGACGTTGGCTTGCGGCCTTGCATTCGCTTAGGTCAGTAG